One Flavobacterium sp. 90 DNA segment encodes these proteins:
- a CDS encoding NADH-quinone oxidoreductase subunit I, whose protein sequence is MSIETISLSGRKKMVSNKEMTFWERLYLVAIVKGLGITLKHLFRKKVTIHYPEQVREMSPVYRGQHQLKRDEQGRENCTACGLCALSCPAEAITMKAAERKADEKHLYREEKYASIYEINMLRCIFCGLCEEACPKDAIYLTTSKVLVPSSYEREDFIFGKDRLVMPLDVAIKNAQLNNAN, encoded by the coding sequence ATGTCAATAGAAACTATATCATTATCGGGTAGAAAAAAGATGGTCTCTAACAAAGAGATGACTTTTTGGGAACGATTGTATCTTGTGGCGATTGTGAAAGGATTAGGTATCACACTTAAACACTTATTCAGAAAAAAAGTAACAATTCACTATCCTGAGCAAGTGCGTGAAATGAGCCCGGTTTATCGTGGTCAACACCAGTTGAAACGTGACGAACAAGGTCGTGAAAATTGTACTGCTTGTGGATTATGTGCTTTATCATGTCCTGCTGAAGCAATCACAATGAAAGCTGCAGAACGTAAAGCAGATGAAAAACATTTGTACAGAGAAGAAAAATACGCTTCGATATATGAAATCAATATGTTGCGTTGCATTTTCTGTGGTTTATGTGAAGAAGCTTGCCCGAAAGATGCCATTTATTTGACAACTTCAAAAGTTTTGGTTCCTTCAAGCTATGAAAGAGAAGATTTCATTTTTGGAAAAGACAGATTAGTGATGCCTCTTGATGTGGCGATCAAAAATGCTCAACTTAATAATGCTAACTAA
- a CDS encoding T9SS type A sorting domain-containing protein gives MKKNLLIAIAFLLSLQTWAQQVQINEASGWLESAFVKWQPVSNAQTYNVYYSGNGIVDRKIDDQLIRSYGTYFRADIPGLKSGTYTIKVKPVISGSEGTGSVTSNLTVLAQDRNGFAFDGGRVPGGYKADGTPKDGAVILYITQNTKNTISMNITGASANPCVGLQNILYAIKKGKDTRPFIIRLIGNITDMTVMEGGDVVIENANNASSYLTIEGIGTDAVANGWGVRLKAASNIEVSNLGFMNCNSTAGDNVGMQQDNDHIWVHNCDLFYGNAGSDADQIKGDGALDNKSSTYITLSYNHFWDNGKASLLGLSEGTTTGLYITYHHNWFDHSDSRHPRVRYYSAHIYNNYYDGVAKYGAGSTLGSSLFVEGNYYRNSKHPMLTSLQGSDIWDEANQVNNAGTMGTFSGEAGGSIKAFNNTFDADIATNNMRFVAYGDANPLYNISGKISSTTDFDAYVASSRGETVSSSIKSKSGANTYNNFDTDAALYVKNLTIDQPVAAKTKVTQYAGRVSGGDLKWVFNNSVDDNSSLVISALKSTLTNYTGSLVAVQGEGNPPTSAQTLTSTANNNQTVTNGTAIGTIVFTWGGDATDATVTGLPASGISFVKNTTAKTITITGTPTATVSYSIATTGTGTPATGSGTITVTAAGSQTLTSTANNNQTVTSGTAIGTIVFTWGGNATDATVTGLPALGISFVKNTTAKTITITGTPTANVSYSIATTGTGTPATGSGTITVTTSNPSTNEIHNFTTSGKTSSFYTITGSMNSTAGSVTYAGLTLTARLKIESSTSITYTTTSSSTLTLVFDSNFTGTIKVNNVSYTASAGIVTATIAAGTNTITKGSVANLFYISTEYSGSTLRMAKTTEKEETVESSKVLLYPNPTRDTLYLSDSNQQVEKVVLYNISGTVVKTVQKGIQSIDTNGLIPGTYLAKIYTANGAINQTILKK, from the coding sequence ATGAAAAAAAACCTACTTATTGCTATTGCATTTTTACTCTCGCTCCAAACGTGGGCACAACAAGTTCAAATAAATGAAGCTTCAGGCTGGCTTGAATCTGCATTTGTAAAATGGCAACCCGTAAGCAATGCTCAAACTTATAATGTTTATTATTCTGGAAATGGAATTGTGGACCGCAAAATAGACGATCAGCTTATTCGCAGTTACGGAACTTATTTTAGAGCCGATATTCCAGGACTTAAATCCGGAACCTATACAATCAAAGTAAAACCGGTAATTTCTGGTTCAGAAGGAACAGGATCTGTAACAAGTAATTTAACTGTTTTGGCACAAGACCGAAATGGCTTTGCTTTCGACGGCGGACGTGTTCCCGGAGGATACAAAGCGGATGGAACACCAAAAGATGGAGCTGTAATTCTTTATATTACACAAAATACAAAAAATACAATTTCGATGAATATTACCGGAGCCAGTGCAAACCCATGTGTTGGTTTACAAAATATTCTTTATGCCATCAAAAAAGGAAAAGACACACGCCCATTTATCATTCGTTTGATTGGAAATATAACTGATATGACCGTGATGGAAGGTGGAGATGTTGTTATAGAAAACGCCAACAATGCTTCTAGCTACTTGACTATCGAAGGTATAGGAACTGATGCAGTTGCAAATGGCTGGGGTGTTCGCTTAAAAGCAGCATCAAACATCGAAGTTAGTAATCTGGGATTTATGAATTGCAATAGTACTGCAGGAGACAATGTTGGAATGCAACAAGATAATGACCACATTTGGGTTCACAATTGCGATTTATTCTACGGAAATGCAGGTAGTGATGCAGACCAAATAAAAGGCGATGGAGCGCTAGATAACAAATCATCTACTTACATAACCTTGTCTTACAATCATTTTTGGGATAACGGAAAAGCGAGTTTATTAGGCTTAAGCGAAGGAACTACAACGGGATTATATATCACCTATCACCACAATTGGTTTGATCACTCCGATTCTCGTCATCCACGCGTTCGCTACTATTCAGCTCATATTTACAACAATTATTATGATGGTGTAGCAAAATATGGTGCAGGGTCGACTTTAGGATCTTCTCTTTTTGTAGAAGGAAATTATTACCGAAACAGTAAACATCCAATGCTTACTTCTCTGCAAGGTTCTGATATTTGGGATGAAGCAAATCAAGTAAATAATGCCGGTACAATGGGAACTTTCTCCGGAGAAGCCGGAGGTTCTATTAAAGCTTTCAATAATACTTTTGATGCAGATATCGCTACTAATAATATGCGTTTTGTGGCTTACGGTGATGCAAATCCGTTATACAATATCTCAGGAAAAATAAGTTCTACCACAGATTTTGACGCTTATGTTGCTTCTTCAAGAGGCGAAACAGTAAGCAGTAGTATTAAATCAAAATCTGGCGCAAATACGTATAATAACTTTGATACTGACGCTGCTTTATACGTAAAAAACCTCACGATCGATCAACCTGTTGCTGCAAAAACTAAAGTAACTCAATATGCCGGTCGTGTTTCCGGAGGAGATTTAAAATGGGTATTTAACAATAGTGTTGATGATAATTCCTCTCTTGTAATTTCAGCATTAAAATCAACACTTACTAATTATACAGGTTCATTAGTAGCTGTACAAGGTGAAGGAAATCCGCCAACAAGTGCTCAAACTTTAACTTCGACAGCGAATAATAATCAAACAGTAACAAACGGAACAGCAATTGGCACCATAGTTTTCACTTGGGGTGGCGATGCTACAGATGCAACAGTAACAGGATTGCCAGCTTCTGGAATTAGCTTTGTGAAAAATACTACAGCTAAAACAATCACAATTACTGGAACTCCAACTGCTACTGTATCATATTCTATAGCAACAACCGGAACTGGAACTCCGGCCACGGGATCAGGAACTATCACAGTAACAGCTGCAGGAAGCCAAACTCTTACATCTACAGCAAACAACAATCAAACTGTAACAAGCGGAACAGCAATTGGTACAATCGTTTTTACTTGGGGTGGAAATGCTACAGATGCTACTGTAACAGGATTGCCAGCTTTAGGAATTAGTTTTGTAAAAAATACAACAGCTAAAACAATTACAATTACGGGAACTCCTACAGCAAACGTTTCATATTCAATTGCTACAACTGGAACGGGAACTCCGGCGACAGGATCAGGAACTATTACGGTAACAACAAGTAATCCGAGCACAAATGAGATTCATAATTTTACAACCTCTGGAAAAACAAGTAGCTTTTATACAATCACAGGAAGCATGAACTCTACTGCCGGATCTGTAACTTATGCAGGATTAACCCTTACTGCGCGTTTAAAAATTGAATCAAGTACTTCAATTACTTACACCACAACAAGCAGCTCTACATTGACTTTGGTTTTTGATTCTAACTTTACAGGAACAATTAAGGTAAATAACGTGTCTTATACTGCATCTGCCGGAATAGTTACTGCCACAATAGCAGCAGGAACAAATACAATAACTAAAGGATCAGTCGCTAACCTTTTCTACATTAGTACTGAATATAGCGGAAGTACATTACGCATGGCAAAAACGACTGAAAAAGAAGAAACTGTAGAAAGTTCTAAAGTACTTTTATACCCAAATCCTACAAGAGATACCTTATATTTATCAGATTCAAACCAACAAGTGGAGAAAGTTGTACTCTATAATATATCAGGAACAGTAGTGAAAACTGTACAAAAAGGAATTCAAAGTATTGATACAAACGGATTAATTCCTGGAACTTATTTGGCAAAAATTTACACTGCCAATGGCGCAATAAATCAAACCATTCTTAAAAAATAA
- the nuoK gene encoding NADH-quinone oxidoreductase subunit NuoK — protein sequence MGNILNQIGIENYIFLSVVLFCIGIFGVLYRRNAIIVFMSIEIMLNAVNLLFVAFSTYHQDAQGQVFVFFSMAVAAAEVAVGLAILVSIFRNLGSISIDNLKNLKG from the coding sequence ATGGGTAATATATTAAATCAAATAGGTATTGAAAACTACATCTTTTTAAGTGTTGTACTTTTCTGTATTGGTATTTTTGGTGTATTGTACAGACGAAATGCTATTATCGTATTCATGTCTATCGAAATCATGTTGAATGCTGTTAACCTTTTATTTGTTGCTTTTTCAACTTATCATCAAGATGCACAAGGACAAGTCTTTGTATTCTTTTCGATGGCGGTTGCTGCAGCAGAAGTTGCAGTTGGATTGGCTATTTTAGTTTCGATCTTTAGAAATTTAGGTTCGATTAGTATCGATAATTTAAAAAATTTAAAAGGATAA
- a CDS encoding Bax inhibitor-1/YccA family protein → MNFNSKNPFLSDKRFSSNAVSKAEEVHHAQIIDYNQEMTLSGTINKTAILFLILCASSMITWWMAFNGMNPILPAIGGAIVGLILVVVSTFKPQASPYLAPGYALFEGLFIGGISAIFELRYPGIVINAVSATLVTFLVCLGLYKFKIVKVTEQFKSVVIAATLAIATYYLISWIASLIFNNFTPVHYGNGMMSIGISVFVIIIAALNLFLDFDQIEKGVQERMPKFMEWYGAMGLMITLVWLYIEFLRLLSKLASNK, encoded by the coding sequence ATGAACTTCAATTCAAAAAATCCATTTTTAAGCGACAAGCGTTTTTCATCAAATGCTGTTTCAAAAGCTGAAGAAGTACACCATGCACAAATTATTGATTACAATCAGGAAATGACATTGTCAGGTACTATCAATAAAACAGCTATTCTATTTTTAATATTATGTGCCTCTTCTATGATCACATGGTGGATGGCTTTTAACGGAATGAATCCAATTTTACCAGCTATTGGTGGTGCAATTGTTGGGTTAATTCTAGTTGTAGTATCTACTTTTAAACCTCAGGCTTCACCATATTTAGCTCCTGGTTATGCTTTGTTTGAAGGTCTGTTTATTGGAGGAATTTCTGCAATATTTGAATTAAGATATCCTGGAATTGTAATTAATGCTGTTAGTGCAACATTAGTAACCTTTTTAGTTTGTTTAGGTTTATATAAATTTAAAATTGTAAAAGTTACAGAACAGTTCAAATCGGTTGTCATCGCTGCTACTTTAGCAATTGCTACTTACTATTTGATTTCATGGATTGCTTCTTTGATCTTTAATAATTTTACTCCTGTTCACTACGGAAACGGAATGATGAGTATTGGTATCAGCGTTTTCGTGATTATCATTGCTGCTTTGAACTTATTTTTAGATTTCGATCAAATAGAAAAAGGAGTTCAGGAAAGAATGCCAAAATTTATGGAATGGTACGGTGCAATGGGATTAATGATTACTTTGGTTTGGTTATATATCGAATTCTTAAGATTACTATCAAAATTAGCAAGCAATAAATAA
- the nuoL gene encoding NADH-quinone oxidoreductase subunit L — MDTNLALLLVLSPFLGFLINVFFGKSLGKTVSGIIGTASVVVSFAVTLFFFNQISQTKQAIEVTLFDWIQISNLHINLGFLLDQLSLLWLLFVTGIGSLIHLYSISYMHDDENMHKFFAYLNLFVFFMITLVIGSNLLVLFIGWEGVGLCSYLLIGFWHKNQDYNDAAKKAFIMNRIGDLGLLIGMFILGSMFSTLDYATLKTAIAGATNLNIPLLSLAALCLFIGACGKSAQIPLYTWLPDAMAGPTPVSALIHAATMVTAGIFMVTRLNFIFDLAPDVQTVIAVIGGITSLVAATIGLVQTDIKKVLAYSTVSQLGLMFLALGFGAYEVAVFHVITHAFFKACLFLGSGSVIHGLHGEQDMRKMGGLRKAMPITFWTMLISSLAISGVPFFSGFFSKDEILLTAFHHNIPLYVVGSIASIMTAFYMFRLMFLTFFKDFRGTEEQKHHLHESDGLITFPLIILAILATFGGIISLPGNSWLNEYLAPLFTKVAGEEHHLGATEYTLMGVAVLGGLLGILIAYIKYFKQDNVPEADENITGLTKVLYNKYYVDEAYDAIFVRSINGLSRFFRDYIETGLSALVFGLGKVTNELAFQGKKLQNGSIGLYLFAFVLGLCAIVSYIFLAK, encoded by the coding sequence ATGGATACCAATTTAGCTTTACTTTTAGTTTTATCTCCTTTTTTAGGATTTTTAATCAATGTTTTCTTTGGCAAGAGCTTAGGCAAAACAGTTTCAGGAATTATTGGAACTGCCTCTGTAGTAGTTTCTTTTGCTGTTACACTTTTCTTTTTCAATCAAATTAGCCAAACAAAACAAGCCATTGAGGTTACTTTATTTGATTGGATTCAAATTAGTAATCTACATATCAATCTTGGATTTTTATTAGATCAATTATCTTTACTTTGGTTGCTTTTTGTAACTGGTATTGGTTCATTGATACACTTATACTCTATTAGTTATATGCACGATGACGAAAATATGCACAAGTTTTTTGCGTATTTGAATCTGTTCGTATTCTTCATGATTACACTTGTAATTGGAAGTAACTTATTAGTTTTATTTATTGGTTGGGAAGGTGTTGGACTTTGTTCTTACCTATTAATTGGATTCTGGCATAAAAACCAGGATTACAATGATGCTGCGAAAAAAGCTTTCATCATGAACAGAATTGGGGATTTAGGTCTTTTAATCGGAATGTTCATTCTTGGTTCAATGTTCTCAACATTAGATTATGCAACTTTAAAAACTGCAATTGCCGGAGCAACTAACTTAAATATTCCGTTGCTTTCATTAGCTGCTTTATGTTTATTTATTGGGGCTTGTGGTAAATCTGCACAAATTCCATTATACACTTGGTTACCTGATGCGATGGCTGGACCAACTCCGGTTTCTGCATTGATTCACGCTGCAACAATGGTTACGGCTGGTATCTTTATGGTAACAAGATTAAATTTTATATTTGATTTAGCACCAGACGTTCAAACTGTTATTGCTGTTATTGGAGGAATCACTTCATTAGTTGCTGCAACAATTGGATTAGTTCAGACAGATATCAAAAAAGTTTTGGCCTACTCTACCGTTTCTCAATTAGGATTAATGTTTTTAGCATTAGGATTTGGTGCTTATGAAGTAGCTGTTTTCCACGTAATAACGCACGCTTTCTTTAAGGCTTGTTTATTCTTAGGTTCAGGTTCTGTAATTCACGGTTTGCATGGAGAACAAGATATGCGTAAAATGGGTGGTTTGCGTAAAGCAATGCCAATCACTTTCTGGACAATGTTAATTTCATCATTAGCAATTTCAGGTGTTCCGTTTTTCTCTGGTTTCTTCTCTAAAGATGAAATATTATTAACGGCTTTCCATCATAATATTCCACTTTATGTAGTTGGATCTATTGCTTCAATCATGACAGCATTTTATATGTTCAGATTGATGTTCCTTACTTTCTTTAAAGACTTTAGAGGAACTGAAGAACAAAAACATCACTTACATGAAAGTGACGGATTAATTACTTTCCCTTTAATTATTTTAGCTATTCTTGCCACTTTTGGCGGAATCATTAGCTTACCTGGAAATAGCTGGTTAAATGAATATTTAGCTCCGCTATTCACAAAAGTAGCTGGCGAAGAACATCATTTAGGCGCAACAGAATATACTTTAATGGGAGTTGCTGTTTTAGGTGGATTATTAGGTATTTTAATTGCTTACATTAAATACTTTAAACAAGATAATGTTCCGGAAGCAGATGAAAATATTACTGGTTTAACCAAAGTATTATATAATAAATATTATGTAGACGAAGCTTACGATGCAATATTTGTTCGCTCTATTAACGGATTATCAAGATTTTTCAGAGACTATATTGAGACAGGTTTATCTGCTCTTGTTTTTGGATTAGGAAAAGTAACTAACGAACTAGCTTTTCAAGGTAAAAAACTACAAAACGGAAGTATCGGATTATATCTTTTTGCATTTGTTTTGGGGCTTTGTGCCATTGTTTCCTATATATTTTTAGCTAAATAA
- a CDS encoding NADH-quinone oxidoreductase subunit N — protein MNTLIAITGLGIFCLLFEILNLRKAIVPITIIGLLGVLALNYYEFGLEQSYYNNMITVSKFSTTFSSLFIILTIFLVALSHNFYENHPTKISDFVAIKVFLLAGGVAMVSFGNLAMFFLGIEILSIALYVLAASDRLNLKSNEAGMKYFLMGSFASGIILFGICLIYGAMGSFDVAEIHESSLSAELPIWFPIGMILMIIGMLFKVAAVPFHFWAPDVYEGSPALTTALMSTLAKVVAIATLYKLVSALNLVPSLDNQDLLGTFETIVVIISIASMTVGNIMALRQVNVKRMLAFSGISHAGFMLMTLLTVATSAGVLLYYTAAYALAGIAAFSVVLYVCKNQDNEDITNFHGLGKTNPLLAAILTGSLLSMAGIPIFSGFFAKLFLFNQTIQAGYIALVIVAVINSIISVGYYFKLILAMYSKEPNQERTGKPFLIYAVAIISIVLNIALGLFPSLVLDLLK, from the coding sequence ATGAATACATTAATAGCTATAACAGGATTGGGTATTTTCTGCCTATTGTTTGAAATTCTTAATTTAAGAAAGGCCATCGTTCCTATTACCATCATTGGTTTATTGGGAGTTTTGGCACTTAACTATTACGAATTTGGATTAGAGCAGAGTTATTACAATAACATGATTACGGTGAGCAAATTCTCAACTACGTTTTCATCATTGTTTATTATTCTAACCATTTTCTTAGTAGCATTAAGTCATAATTTTTATGAAAATCATCCTACCAAAATTTCAGATTTTGTTGCTATAAAAGTATTCTTATTAGCTGGAGGAGTTGCAATGGTTTCTTTTGGAAACTTAGCGATGTTTTTCTTAGGAATCGAAATTTTATCAATTGCACTTTATGTTTTGGCTGCGAGCGATCGTTTGAATTTGAAAAGCAACGAAGCTGGTATGAAATACTTCCTGATGGGATCTTTTGCATCTGGAATTATCTTATTCGGAATCTGTTTGATCTACGGAGCAATGGGAAGTTTTGACGTTGCAGAAATTCACGAAAGTTCTTTATCTGCCGAATTGCCAATCTGGTTTCCAATTGGAATGATCTTAATGATTATCGGAATGTTGTTTAAAGTTGCTGCAGTTCCTTTCCACTTTTGGGCTCCGGATGTTTACGAAGGATCTCCTGCTTTAACAACTGCTTTAATGAGTACTTTGGCAAAAGTTGTAGCAATTGCAACACTTTACAAATTAGTTTCAGCACTAAACTTAGTTCCATCTTTAGACAATCAGGATCTTTTGGGAACTTTTGAAACGATTGTAGTAATTATTTCAATTGCTTCTATGACCGTTGGAAATATAATGGCATTACGTCAGGTAAATGTAAAACGTATGTTGGCATTCTCAGGAATCTCACATGCAGGTTTTATGTTGATGACTTTATTAACTGTAGCAACATCTGCAGGAGTATTGTTATATTACACTGCTGCTTATGCATTAGCTGGAATCGCTGCTTTTAGTGTGGTTTTATATGTATGCAAAAATCAGGATAACGAAGATATTACTAATTTTCATGGCTTAGGAAAAACAAATCCATTATTGGCTGCTATCCTTACGGGTTCATTATTATCAATGGCCGGTATTCCAATTTTCTCTGGATTCTTTGCTAAGTTATTCTTATTCAATCAAACAATTCAAGCGGGATATATAGCTTTAGTAATTGTTGCTGTTATCAATTCTATTATTAGTGTTGGATATTATTTCAAACTAATTTTAGCAATGTATTCTAAAGAACCAAATCAGGAGCGTACCGGAAAACCTTTCCTTATTTATGCAGTTGCAATAATTTCAATTGTATTAAATATTGCTTTAGGTTTATTTCCATCTTTAGTTTTAGATTTATTGAAATAA
- a CDS encoding NADH-quinone oxidoreductase subunit J → MIHIPDFAHATTVQVVFCFLAFITVITAFLTIFSRNPIHSAIYLVICFFSIAGHYLLLNAQFLAVVHIIVYSGAIMILFLFTIMLMNLNEQREVHRPRITRLGAIVSFCLICVVLIAIFINSKPIVGEYDSTGEDFQSIQVLGKILLNEYMVPFEFASILLLVAMIGTVLLSKKEKLNK, encoded by the coding sequence ATGATACATATTCCTGATTTTGCTCACGCAACAACTGTACAAGTTGTATTTTGTTTCTTAGCGTTTATTACGGTAATTACTGCTTTCCTGACTATTTTTAGCAGAAACCCAATTCATAGTGCTATTTATTTAGTAATTTGTTTTTTCTCGATCGCTGGTCATTATTTATTATTAAACGCTCAGTTTTTGGCTGTAGTACATATAATAGTCTACTCTGGAGCGATTATGATTCTTTTCCTGTTTACGATTATGTTGATGAATTTGAACGAACAACGAGAAGTACATCGACCTAGAATTACACGTTTAGGCGCTATTGTTTCTTTCTGTTTGATTTGTGTTGTATTGATTGCCATTTTCATTAATTCTAAACCAATTGTTGGAGAATATGATTCAACTGGTGAAGATTTTCAATCGATTCAGGTACTTGGTAAAATATTATTGAACGAATATATGGTTCCGTTTGAATTTGCTTCGATCTTGCTTTTAGTAGCCATGATTGGAACTGTATTATTGTCTAAAAAAGAAAAATTAAATAAATAA
- a CDS encoding NADH-quinone oxidoreductase subunit M: MNVSLILIILLIGAFATYFAGDKLASKVALFFSLAALGCSIVLLNHFCAGENISLINAWINQPKISFALNADGLGIAMLLLTVALTPIIIFSSFGNEYKNSKAFYALILFMAFAMTGTFLAADGLLYYIFWELALIPIYFIALIWGNGDAEERRKAVVKFFIYTLAGSLFMLVAFIYLYQKAGSFLIEDLYKLNLSASEQLWIFLAFFLAYAIKIPIIPFHTWQANVYQKAPTVGTMLLSGIMLKMGLYSVIRWQLPIAPLAAKEYMNIFIALGIAGVIYGSIVALRQKDLKKLLAYSSLAHVGLIAAGTYTLTLDGLRGAVLQMIAHGFVVVGLFYAAEIIFRRYETRDISQLGGIRTQSPKFTSMFLILVLASVALPSTFNFVGEFTVLYSLSQINIWFAVLGGTTIILGAYYMLKMFQNVMLGETNSKTFADVSINEGISLVVIIAVLIFFGFYPKPITDLITPSLETILSVINKN, encoded by the coding sequence ATGAACGTTTCTCTTATATTAATTATTCTTCTAATTGGTGCATTTGCCACTTATTTTGCTGGTGACAAACTAGCATCAAAAGTAGCTTTGTTCTTTAGTTTGGCGGCTTTAGGTTGTTCAATTGTTTTATTAAATCATTTTTGTGCAGGTGAAAACATCAGTTTGATCAACGCCTGGATTAATCAACCTAAAATTTCATTTGCTCTAAATGCGGATGGTTTAGGAATCGCAATGCTATTGTTAACGGTAGCTTTGACACCAATTATTATATTCTCTTCTTTTGGAAATGAGTATAAAAATTCAAAAGCTTTTTATGCATTAATTTTATTTATGGCTTTTGCTATGACAGGAACTTTCCTTGCAGCAGATGGTCTATTATATTATATTTTCTGGGAGTTAGCGCTTATTCCTATTTACTTCATTGCTCTTATTTGGGGTAATGGTGATGCCGAAGAACGTAGAAAAGCAGTAGTTAAGTTCTTTATCTATACACTTGCAGGTTCATTGTTCATGTTGGTTGCTTTCATCTATTTATACCAAAAAGCTGGAAGTTTCTTAATCGAAGATTTATACAAATTAAACTTATCTGCGTCTGAGCAACTTTGGATTTTCTTAGCTTTCTTCTTAGCTTATGCTATTAAAATTCCAATTATTCCTTTCCATACATGGCAAGCAAATGTGTACCAAAAAGCACCGACAGTTGGAACTATGCTTTTATCTGGTATCATGCTAAAAATGGGATTATATAGTGTTATTCGTTGGCAGTTGCCAATTGCACCATTGGCCGCAAAAGAATACATGAATATCTTTATTGCTTTAGGAATTGCCGGAGTTATTTACGGATCAATCGTAGCTTTAAGACAAAAAGATTTAAAGAAATTATTGGCTTATTCATCTCTTGCACACGTTGGATTAATTGCTGCAGGAACTTACACATTAACTCTTGACGGTTTACGTGGAGCTGTTTTACAAATGATCGCTCACGGTTTTGTAGTAGTCGGATTGTTTTATGCTGCCGAAATTATTTTCAGAAGATATGAAACAAGAGATATTTCACAATTAGGAGGTATTCGTACACAATCTCCAAAATTTACTTCTATGTTTTTAATTTTGGTATTGGCTTCTGTAGCTTTGCCAAGTACTTTTAATTTCGTTGGAGAGTTTACAGTTTTGTATAGTCTTTCTCAAATTAATATTTGGTTTGCTGTTTTAGGTGGAACAACTATTATTTTAGGAGCTTATTATATGCTTAAAATGTTTCAAAATGTAATGTTAGGAGAAACTAATTCTAAGACTTTTGCAGACGTTTCTATTAATGAAGGAATTTCATTAGTTGTAATTATTGCGGTTTTAATTTTCTTCGGATTTTATCCAAAGCCAATTACAGATTTGATTACACCAAGTTTAGAAACAATTCTAAGCGTTATCAACAAAAATTAA